A DNA window from Candidatus Omnitrophota bacterium contains the following coding sequences:
- the accD gene encoding acetyl-CoA carboxylase, carboxyltransferase subunit beta, translated as MALFGKDKYTLVKVRKKVIPDGLWVKCPDCQAPHYKKTLKDNLNVCPKCSFHLQVTSHERIDILLDEGSFQEHDSNLVSADPLKFQGPKTYQEKLKSDRKITNLKDAVITGVGTMKGIKVAIGVTDSRFIMGSMGSVVGERITRIAEHATKNKLPLIIVSGSGGGARMYEGMFSLMQMAKTCAALAKHSEAKLLHISLLTNPTMAGIMASFAGVGDVIMAEPKALIGFAGPRVIEQTIRQKLPVGFQRSEFLIEHGLIDMIVERKDLKETIFKIINYTCNS; from the coding sequence ATGGCATTATTTGGAAAAGATAAATATACGCTTGTTAAAGTTCGAAAAAAGGTGATTCCAGATGGTCTTTGGGTTAAATGTCCAGACTGCCAGGCGCCACACTATAAGAAAACGCTAAAGGACAATTTGAATGTTTGCCCAAAATGCAGTTTTCATCTTCAGGTTACTTCTCATGAGAGAATTGATATTCTTTTGGATGAGGGAAGCTTTCAGGAGCATGACTCAAATTTAGTTTCTGCGGATCCTTTAAAATTCCAAGGACCCAAGACATACCAAGAAAAGCTAAAAAGTGATCGAAAGATAACAAATTTAAAAGATGCCGTTATCACAGGCGTTGGAACGATGAAAGGAATTAAAGTTGCTATTGGCGTCACAGATTCACGTTTTATTATGGGATCTATGGGTTCTGTTGTTGGCGAACGTATTACGCGTATTGCAGAGCATGCAACAAAGAATAAATTACCTCTTATTATTGTTTCGGGATCAGGTGGTGGCGCTAGGATGTACGAAGGAATGTTTTCATTAATGCAGATGGCTAAGACATGTGCTGCTTTGGCAAAGCATTCCGAGGCAAAACTTTTGCATATTTCGCTTTTAACAAATCCAACAATGGCAGGGATCATGGCATCATTTGCTGGAGTTGGAGATGTAATTATGGCTGAGCCAAAGGCTTTGATTGGCTTTGCAGGGCCAAGAGTCATAGAGCAGACAATACGCCAAAAGCTTCCTGTTGGGTTTCAAAGATCGGAATTTCTAATTGAGCATGGGTTGATTGATATGATTGTTGAGAGAAAAGATCTTAAGGAAACTATTTTTAAAATTATCAATTATACCTGCAATTCTTAA